The following are from one region of the Achromobacter xylosoxidans genome:
- a CDS encoding [protein-PII] uridylyltransferase, translating into MTAAILSALRERIQEARRTAVAQFRTHLRPDTLLSELRRIVDAALRDLIKHCPLPAGATLAAVGGYGRGELYPHSDVDLLILLPHAPTPEDESAIEKLVASLWDLGLEPGHSVRTIEDCEREADADITVETALLESRWLAGSRTLMKAFEAATKSRLDPRAFFRAKRVEMQQRHARYQDTPYALEPNCKESPGGLRDLQVILWMARAAGFGNSWRSVAQAGLLTSSEARDLRKAEQAFKRLRIELHLLANRREDRVLFDLQPALAEVYGIHATATRRGSELLMQRYYWAARLVTQLNGILVQNIEERLFPRPDSDARDIDDDFRNLRDRLDIIRDDGFERNPTLLLRAFLVMQQHPELTGMSARTLRAIWHSRHRIDAQFRRNPVNRKLFLQILQQPRGIVHELRRMTMLNILPRYLPVFRRIVGQMQHDLFHAYTVDQHTLAVVRNLRRFTMPEHAQEYPLASQLIAGLDRHWLLYVAALFHDIAKGRGGDHSELGAREVRKFAQDHGMEPEDAKLVEFLVRQHLLMSAVAQKRDLSDPTVVQDFAATVKDERHLTALYLLTVADIRGTSPKVWNAWKGKLLEDLYKLTLAALGGAHADAHTVLTERKEEAARLTRLAGLRDDAREAFWNQLDVAYFLRHDASDIAWHTRHLYHQVAPAQAVVKARPTEHGEGLQIMVYTRDAPDLFVAICGYFDAKSLSIQDARIHTTRHGWALDSFIVLLPEGASDLRAQATLVEHELAERLKDPHAAALQQPARGGYYSRGRQSRVSRVFPVMPQAELQPDERSTSWRLSVTATDRPGLLHALARVFASHEVNLLMAKIMTLGDRVEDVFIVDGTALTRPRSQMQFERDVLDALAGEEAQQRAA; encoded by the coding sequence ATGACCGCCGCCATACTCAGCGCCCTGCGCGAACGCATCCAGGAAGCCCGGCGGACCGCGGTGGCGCAATTCCGCACGCACCTGCGGCCGGACACCCTGCTGTCCGAGCTGCGCCGCATCGTCGACGCCGCGCTGCGCGACCTGATCAAGCATTGCCCGCTGCCCGCCGGCGCCACGCTGGCGGCCGTGGGCGGCTATGGCCGGGGCGAGCTTTACCCGCACTCCGACGTGGACCTGCTGATCCTGCTGCCGCACGCACCCACGCCCGAGGACGAGTCGGCCATCGAAAAGCTGGTGGCCTCGCTGTGGGACCTGGGCCTGGAGCCCGGCCATAGCGTACGTACCATCGAGGACTGCGAACGCGAGGCGGATGCCGATATCACCGTGGAAACGGCTCTGCTGGAATCCCGCTGGCTGGCCGGCAGCCGCACGCTGATGAAGGCCTTCGAAGCCGCGACCAAGTCCCGCCTGGACCCGCGCGCTTTTTTTCGCGCCAAACGCGTCGAAATGCAGCAGCGCCACGCGCGCTACCAAGACACTCCCTATGCGCTGGAGCCGAACTGCAAGGAGTCGCCGGGCGGACTGCGCGACCTGCAGGTCATCCTGTGGATGGCCCGGGCGGCCGGCTTTGGCAACAGCTGGCGCTCCGTGGCGCAGGCAGGCCTGCTTACTTCGTCCGAGGCGCGCGACCTGCGCAAGGCCGAACAAGCCTTCAAGCGCCTGCGCATCGAATTGCACCTGCTGGCGAACCGGCGCGAAGACCGCGTGCTGTTCGACCTGCAGCCCGCCCTGGCCGAGGTCTACGGCATCCACGCCACCGCCACCCGCCGCGGCAGCGAGCTGCTGATGCAGCGCTACTATTGGGCGGCGCGTCTGGTGACGCAGCTCAACGGCATCCTGGTGCAGAACATCGAGGAACGGCTGTTCCCGCGCCCGGATAGCGACGCGCGCGACATCGACGACGACTTCCGCAATCTGCGGGACCGCCTGGACATCATTCGCGACGACGGTTTCGAGCGCAATCCCACCCTGCTGCTGCGCGCCTTCCTGGTGATGCAGCAGCACCCGGAACTGACCGGCATGTCGGCGCGCACGCTGCGCGCCATCTGGCATTCGCGCCACCGCATCGACGCGCAGTTCCGCCGCAACCCGGTCAACCGCAAGCTGTTCCTGCAAATCCTGCAGCAGCCGCGCGGCATCGTGCACGAGCTGCGGCGCATGACCATGCTGAACATCCTGCCGCGCTATCTGCCGGTATTCCGCCGCATCGTCGGCCAGATGCAGCATGACCTGTTCCACGCCTACACGGTGGACCAGCACACGCTGGCGGTGGTGCGCAACCTGCGCCGCTTCACCATGCCGGAGCACGCCCAGGAATATCCGCTGGCCAGCCAGCTGATCGCCGGCCTGGACCGGCACTGGCTGCTGTACGTGGCCGCGCTGTTCCACGACATCGCCAAGGGCCGCGGCGGCGACCACTCCGAGCTGGGCGCGCGCGAAGTGCGCAAGTTTGCCCAAGACCACGGCATGGAGCCCGAGGACGCCAAGCTGGTCGAGTTCCTGGTCCGCCAGCATCTGCTGATGTCGGCCGTGGCGCAAAAGCGCGACCTGTCCGATCCGACCGTGGTGCAGGACTTCGCCGCCACCGTGAAGGACGAGCGCCATCTGACAGCGCTGTATCTGCTGACGGTGGCCGATATCCGCGGCACCAGCCCCAAGGTCTGGAACGCCTGGAAGGGCAAGCTGCTGGAAGATCTGTACAAGCTGACGCTGGCCGCCCTGGGCGGCGCCCATGCAGACGCCCACACTGTCCTGACCGAACGCAAGGAAGAAGCCGCCCGCCTGACCCGCCTGGCGGGCCTGCGCGACGACGCCCGCGAGGCCTTCTGGAACCAGCTCGACGTGGCGTACTTCCTGCGCCACGACGCCTCGGACATCGCCTGGCACACCCGCCACCTATACCACCAGGTCGCGCCGGCGCAGGCGGTGGTCAAGGCCCGCCCGACCGAACACGGCGAAGGCCTGCAGATCATGGTGTACACCCGCGATGCCCCCGACCTGTTCGTGGCGATCTGCGGCTATTTCGACGCCAAGTCGCTTTCCATTCAGGATGCCCGCATCCACACCACGCGCCACGGCTGGGCGCTGGACAGCTTCATCGTGCTGCTGCCGGAAGGCGCCAGCGACCTGCGCGCCCAGGCCACCCTGGTCGAACACGAACTGGCCGAACGCCTCAAGGACCCGCACGCCGCCGCCTTGCAGCAGCCCGCTCGCGGCGGCTACTACAGCCGCGGCCGCCAGTCCCGCGTGTCACGGGTGTTCCCGGTCATGCCGCAGGCCGAACTGCAGCCCGACGAGCGCAGCACCTCCTGGCGCCTGTCCGTGACTGCCACCGACCGGCCCGGCCTGCTGCACGCCCTGGCCCGCGTCTTTGCCAGCCACGAGGTGAACCTGCTGATGGCCAAGATCATGACGCTGGGCGACCGGGTCGAAGACGTCTTCATCGTCGACGGCACCGCGCTGACGCGCCCGCGCAGCCAGATGCAGTTCGAGCGCGACGTCCTGGACGCCCTGGCGGGCGAGGAAGCCCAGCAGCGCGCCGCCTGA
- a CDS encoding MarC family protein yields MELNDYLRVFGTSFFFALATLLPFLNPPAIAPIFLSLTEGASSSTRMVLAKRVAINVCLMLIVAMVAGNVLLSFFGISLSIVRVGGGMLVIASAWRLVNSPDADTERVARMAESFTPEMAKARAFYPLTFPISCGPGSIAAAITVGVSLRDQNHVLSLLRLGGSIPGIIVVSVTLYICLRFAAQMLHRLGDNGTAVFMRLSAFIMLCLGVQIFWEGSRELLLGVLQQVMQPIPIPKA; encoded by the coding sequence ATGGAGCTAAACGATTATCTGCGCGTTTTCGGTACCAGCTTCTTTTTCGCGCTGGCTACCCTGTTGCCGTTCCTCAACCCGCCCGCGATCGCGCCGATCTTCCTGTCGCTGACCGAGGGCGCGTCGTCGTCCACCCGGATGGTGCTGGCCAAGCGCGTGGCCATCAATGTCTGCCTGATGCTGATCGTCGCCATGGTCGCGGGCAACGTGCTGCTCAGCTTCTTCGGCATTTCGCTGTCCATCGTGCGTGTCGGCGGCGGCATGCTCGTGATCGCCAGCGCCTGGCGGCTGGTGAATTCACCCGACGCCGACACCGAACGCGTGGCGCGCATGGCCGAGTCCTTCACTCCGGAAATGGCCAAGGCCCGCGCGTTCTATCCCCTGACCTTCCCCATCAGCTGCGGCCCCGGATCCATCGCCGCGGCCATCACCGTGGGGGTGTCGCTGCGCGACCAGAACCACGTGCTGAGCCTGCTGCGGCTGGGCGGATCGATTCCGGGCATCATCGTCGTGTCGGTCACGCTCTACATCTGCCTGCGCTTTGCGGCGCAGATGCTGCACCGCCTGGGCGACAATGGCACCGCCGTGTTCATGCGCCTGTCGGCCTTCATCATGCTGTGCCTGGGCGTGCAGATCTTCTGGGAAGGTTCGCGCGAACTACTGCTGGGCGTGTTGCAGCAAGTGATGCAACCAATTCCGATTCCCAAGGCCTAA